ccgcaacgcgggggtgcttaatactagtttgaTTTGAAACTTAATTGAATATGCTACTTCTTTCTTTACTTTTACACAGAAGAGTAGTGAAGTTTCATGggtgtttatcacttttaaatattaaataattttttatatttataaaaagtaATATTAGTTAGTTAAATAATTGGTATTTGTCACTTTTAAAAGTATATCTTTGATCCAACGGTATAATCAATCGTGTTGGTATACATTTAGTTTGTTTACATTTTACGCCGGGTTGTGCTATAAGTTCACGTTTGTCTTTACTTGCGTTTTACGTCACGTGACAGCATAAATTAACATTGTTGCTTTCCATTTTTTTGTCGATTTTAGTTACCGTTTGCTTGCAACCTTGCACGGTTTTACGACTCATGCCCTGCAACGCGGGGGATAAACACTAGTTCACACACATTTAAGAACATATGAGGCCCATCATGGCCCTATAAGATCTTTTATGGCTCCTAGGATCCTTGGTTGATCATAGACATAATTTATCAAATTCAACACATTAAGACCATATGAGGCCCATCATGGCCCTTTAGGATCTTTTATGATTCCTAGAATCCAATAtgactaaggggttgtttgtttaggtTTTAATGGGCTtttaatggtttagacattttactggttcagcacttaatgattcagactgtttgtttcgcgagcagatgtctgaatggttcagacatttgcctctgaatgattaaacattatactggctgtctggctcttaatgattcactttttattggttcaacacttgatggttcagacctcttaaaGATTAAGTTATACAAACTCAGCAAAAATTTTAGGGTGCTAACATAGTCCAGATGTCAAAATATTTGATTGTTTGGATTTCACATAGCCTTTACAGCAAAGATTTTTCTTTTAGATTAATCAAATAGTTTATAACCATCACATGTGAAAATAAAGCCACACATAATGTTGCTAGTACATCTTATGACATGTGCTACATTTGCAACAGCCTCTATTTATTCTCCTCCAATTATTGCTATATAGATTCATAGATACTCTTTAACAACTAAATCAAAATCTTCTGAAACTTCAGCCATGGATGGTGTAATCATCTccccatcttcttcttcttcagttgCATCTTTTCCCATTCCAACCACCCCACTCTCTTCTAATACCCTCCAgcaaaaacttcaaaaccttCTCGAAAACCAGCCGCAACAATGGGCATATGCCATTTTCTGGCAGACCTTCAACGATAACTCAAACAACCGCGTCTCCTTGTCATGGGGAGGCGGACATTTCCAAAACAACAAAGAGGCACAACCCGACCCGGATTGTAGAAAGTTTGCTATCAAAGAAATCCAGTCCCTTCTTGAACTAGAAAACCCTGATGATGCAGAATGGTTCTATGTCATTTCATTAACCAGGTCGTTTATTCCTGGAGATGGGTCGGTTCTAGGTACGGCTTTAGATTCAAACACTATGATCTGGTTAAGTGGTGTGGACCAGCTTCGGTCTTTTAACTGCCAGAGAACAAATGAAGCTCAAACACATGGATTGAAGACCATGGTTTGCATTCCAACATCTAATGGTGTTGTCGAAATGGGTTCGTCTTATGTCATTGAGGAGTCTTGGAGTTTGGCTCACCAGGCGTTGTCACTGTTTGGTGGCGGTTCTATAAAACTAAACAACATTGGGGACGGTCATCACAATATGGTTTCATTTACTGATATGGTACTCATGGATGGTATGGATGGTGCATTGCAAAAGGGCCATGATGAGGAAGGTATGACCGTTATAGATTTCGACTCAACAACACAAGATGAACACATGTCCAAGAAAGTTGGAACATCATGCGTGAAAGGGGACACTACAGTTGCCATGAATACGTACGTAGAGACTGCATCTGAGCATTCGGATTCTGACTGCCAATTGGTTCTTGCCACATCAACAAAGCCGAAAAGAAAACAACATAACAAGTTACCTAATCGTATGTTCTTCTCGTAACTTATTTACACGcataatattattttacaacaatCTAATCTTCTTCTAGTTCTACATTATCATCCATGCGGgactctctcacacacacaaacagaAAAATATACCATTTTATACACCTTGGTACTGCTGGCCAAAGCCCTTTGTTATATACTATTGCATGAAATTATGATATAAACAACTTTTTTTGGTTTACTTAGTATCATCATTCTTTTTTCTTTTGGCATTTACTTTAGCAGTCTCTCTAttttgtctacatcttaccctacTCAGACCCTAcgttagctttgctattggtgggatttactgagtatgatgatgataatatgCAATGTCATAAGCTATACATTTCCAAAAGGCTAGGAAAATAAATGTGTATTATTTATGTACTTGTAGTGAAAGGAAAAAAGGTAGACGGGCGGTTCCCACCCCTAAACCACGTGGACGCTGAAAGGCAGAGGCGTGAGAAGCTCAACCAGCGATTCTACGCCCTCAGGTCTGTCGTCCCCAACGTGTCTAGGATGGACAAGGCATCCCTCCTGGAAGACGCGGTCTGCTATATCAACGAACTGAAAGAAAAAATCGAGCATCTTGAATCGCAACTTCATCATGGTAAATGGAAAACCAAGAAAGTGAAGGTAGAAATGGTTGATACAATGGAGAACAATTTGTATAATCAACCAACATCAAAGGctaacaacaacaaaaaaactaGTGGCTATGGGGAAGTGGAAGTGAAAATCGTGGGTGAAAATGTGATGATAAAAGTGCAGTCTGGGAATGCGGATTTACCGGCCGCTAAACTAATGAATGCTTTGAGAGAAATGAAAGCACAAATCAAGCATGCAAGCATGTTGTGTGTTAATGAGATAATGATGCAAGATGTGTTGGCTAAAATCCCTGGTGCCGTAGATGAAGATGAATTAAAATCCGATCTCATTAGAAAGTTAAACCGCTAGAAGCATTTAGACGCGTGTTATAGGTTTGAATTGGTGTCATAATAGTGTGTTATGGCCTATGGGAGTTATTTTTTTTCGTGTTATGTGAGATTGTTTTTAGCAATGTAAATGAAAATCAAGGTGTGTCTTTGGTCATGACATTGTACAATtgagattattattattaatatcatTATATGTGTGTGTAGTTATATGGTGTAGCATCGTACAACATAGACGTAAATGGTGAGGGTGAGACTGCAAATAAAATAAAGTACAATGGGAAGGTGGCCAAGTGTATGTTTTATGCAAAGGAGAAAACAATACATTAATATTAGTGTATGTATATAGTGTGTATATGTATAGGGTGGTTACCTTAGTTGAGTTAGAGTGGTTGGTTGTATTGATTGTAAATGTAATGAAAATAATAGAACACCTTTGCAAACTCGATTTCCTTTACGGTATTAGAGCTCCATGACTAGGGTTCCGATGATTCTCTGTTCAATTCAAACAAGTATATctttgatatacttttcgaaaaaaaaaaaaataaactgtgtttttatggcgttttcaactgggGTTTTCACTATGTTTTTTTTAACTGAGTGTTTTTATGTCGTTTCCAACtatgtttttatggcgtttttctgaatttGTTGTTTTATGGCATTTTGAACTGTGTTTTTCATGGTGTTTTTCTGAAATGgtttttttatggcgttttcaactgggtatttcatggcgtttttctgaactggatGTTTTTATGGTGTTTTTATTTGTACATTTTATGGCGTTTTCCGAAAACTCCATAAAAACGCTCATTTTTCACGAACACCCAGTTCAtgtcatttttttattttaaattgtagtaatagtatactcgttggaaagataataAAACATTCGAttttatggtgtatttttttttaaaaaaatcatcaTGTATAAAAGTCACGGGAGTTCAGAAAAGATGGTAGAATatgcatgtgacttgcatgtgcatgGTCTTTGGCGTGTGAGTGGCATGAGCATGGactttttgacaatattacccttaGTGTAAATTAGCATCAGTGCCACATTTCAACACCAAAATCATTCTAATCGTTTTCTTTTAGGCGTTTCTTAAAATCC
This is a stretch of genomic DNA from Helianthus annuus cultivar XRQ/B chromosome 16, HanXRQr2.0-SUNRISE, whole genome shotgun sequence. It encodes these proteins:
- the LOC110916225 gene encoding transcription factor MYC2, with amino-acid sequence MDGVIISPSSSSSVASFPIPTTPLSSNTLQQKLQNLLENQPQQWAYAIFWQTFNDNSNNRVSLSWGGGHFQNNKEAQPDPDCRKFAIKEIQSLLELENPDDAEWFYVISLTRSFIPGDGSVLGTALDSNTMIWLSGVDQLRSFNCQRTNEAQTHGLKTMVCIPTSNGVVEMGSSYVIEESWSLAHQALSLFGGGSIKLNNIGDGHHNMVSFTDMVLMDGMDGALQKGHDEEGMTVIDFDSTTQDEHMSKKVGTSCVKGDTTVAMNTYVETASEHSDSDCQLVLATSTKPKRKQHNKLPNLKGKKVDGRFPPLNHVDAERQRREKLNQRFYALRSVVPNVSRMDKASLLEDAVCYINELKEKIEHLESQLHHGKWKTKKVKVEMVDTMENNLYNQPTSKANNNKKTSGYGEVEVKIVGENVMIKVQSGNADLPAAKLMNALREMKAQIKHASMLCVNEIMMQDVLAKIPGAVDEDELKSDLIRKLNR